One window of the Leptospira koniambonensis genome contains the following:
- the rpsI gene encoding 30S ribosomal protein S9 yields the protein MASAKEIWAVGRRKNAIARVKLKEGSGKIVINDRDYKDYLQNSRSNIKEAITALTLMNVAEKFDLKVNVSGGGIIGQVGAIRHALARVICRYNPEFRATVKKEGLLTRDPRMVERKKYGLHKARRGTQFSKR from the coding sequence AGTAGGTCGTCGTAAGAACGCAATCGCCCGCGTAAAATTAAAAGAAGGTTCTGGTAAAATTGTAATCAATGATAGAGATTACAAAGATTATCTTCAAAACAGCCGTTCTAATATTAAAGAAGCTATCACTGCTTTAACTCTGATGAACGTTGCCGAAAAGTTTGATCTTAAGGTAAATGTTTCCGGAGGAGGGATCATCGGACAAGTCGGAGCGATCCGCCACGCACTTGCAAGAGTGATCTGCCGTTATAATCCCGAGTTCAGAGCTACTGTTAAAAAAGAAGGCCTTCTGACTCGTGACCCACGTATGGTGGAGCGTAAAAAATACGGTCTACATAAAGCACGTAGAGGAACTCAGTTCTCTAAACGTTAA
- the alaS gene encoding alanine--tRNA ligase gives MNFKKVSEVRKIFLDYFKEKGHTIVPSSSLLPAGDPTLLFTTAGMVQFKPLFTGAVELPYTRATSAQKCLRTTDLENVGKTERHCTFFEMLGNFSFGDYFKEEAIEYALDCSVNHLGFPKEKLWITVFENDDEAEKIWISKGIPQDRITRLGKKDNFWGPAGDSGACGPCSELYLDRGPEKALPDCGVKYECKPGCDCDRFLEFWNIVFNQFNQDTEGNLHPLKQTGIDTGSGLERVALLLQGVDSVYDTDELRGIISEVEKISGKTYNESTKVPFRVITDHIRSVLFTVSDGIYPDRTGRGYVIRRLIRRAVLFARKLDLREPFLYKLAKSVCNIYKERYPDLEKHISSVERTLLAEEELFLKTLEIGLEKIEVLVSKTKSEGSNTFSGKDSFLLYGTYGFPAEMTEEIVAEHGLSFDRKGFEEELEKDRQSSRETWKANKVSLFTGIKTDKTQFLGYDALEAESDLKFIFSDNKQASALKEGESGVLVFSSSPFYPEGGGQVGDIGFIRTGQSVFKVLDTQKENDIILHIGTVLSGSFSNGDKAKLEVEKERRERLKFHHSGTHLLNGALRNLLGNHVLQKGSIVSPEYLRFDFSHPSPLSAEEIRNIESWVNESIGRHIPVDTKVLPIEEAKKTGAVAAFDEKYGDSVRVLQMGDRSLEFCGGTHVSNTGDIGYFFIKKESSPGAGNRRIEAVAGPLVLETFQNRFAELTEAVQNLNLKIKDDLGAEGASLSIKTIIPGPDEIRSLFESKGAEAVVSLRDLSEKLSVELEETQSKFLKEKKNRESRDFENNPEVIAKVFENSKMIGSVKIVSAIFESKDAKALKGLSDNIKVREKEIVAILASKNTEDASIVITCSSSLVGKIHCGDLVKTACEILGGKGGGKPDMAQGGGKEVSKVEEAVRSALEKASFSLNGGK, from the coding sequence ATGAATTTTAAAAAAGTTTCCGAAGTCCGTAAAATCTTTTTAGATTATTTTAAGGAGAAGGGCCATACAATAGTTCCTTCTTCCTCTCTATTACCTGCGGGAGATCCTACACTTCTATTTACTACTGCGGGAATGGTACAATTCAAACCTTTATTCACAGGTGCAGTAGAACTCCCTTATACAAGAGCAACTTCTGCTCAAAAATGTTTGAGAACCACTGACTTAGAGAATGTTGGTAAAACAGAAAGGCATTGTACATTTTTCGAAATGCTTGGAAACTTCAGCTTCGGAGATTATTTTAAAGAAGAAGCTATCGAATATGCACTAGATTGTTCGGTAAATCATCTTGGATTTCCTAAAGAAAAACTTTGGATCACTGTATTCGAAAATGATGATGAAGCGGAGAAGATCTGGATCTCAAAAGGTATTCCTCAAGATAGGATTACTCGTTTAGGCAAAAAAGATAATTTCTGGGGACCAGCAGGTGATAGCGGTGCTTGTGGACCTTGTTCGGAATTATACTTGGATAGGGGACCTGAGAAGGCTCTCCCGGATTGCGGAGTAAAATACGAGTGTAAGCCAGGCTGCGACTGCGATCGTTTTTTAGAATTTTGGAATATAGTATTTAACCAATTCAACCAAGATACAGAAGGAAATCTTCATCCTCTTAAACAAACAGGTATCGATACAGGTTCTGGATTAGAAAGAGTTGCTCTACTTCTGCAAGGAGTTGATTCAGTTTATGACACTGATGAACTTCGCGGGATTATTTCAGAAGTAGAAAAAATCTCAGGCAAAACCTATAACGAATCTACAAAAGTTCCTTTCAGAGTGATCACTGACCATATTCGTTCTGTATTATTTACAGTATCCGATGGTATCTATCCCGACAGAACCGGAAGGGGATATGTTATCCGTCGTTTGATCCGTAGAGCAGTATTATTCGCTAGAAAATTGGATTTAAGAGAACCTTTCTTGTACAAACTAGCAAAATCAGTATGTAATATTTATAAAGAAAGATATCCTGATCTTGAAAAACATATTTCCTCTGTAGAAAGAACACTTCTTGCAGAAGAAGAATTATTCCTTAAAACCTTAGAGATTGGTTTGGAGAAAATAGAAGTTCTGGTTTCCAAAACTAAATCTGAAGGTTCCAACACATTCTCCGGAAAAGATAGTTTCTTGCTGTACGGAACTTACGGTTTCCCGGCGGAGATGACAGAAGAGATCGTTGCAGAGCATGGACTTTCCTTTGATAGAAAAGGTTTCGAAGAAGAATTAGAGAAGGATAGACAATCTTCTCGTGAAACTTGGAAGGCAAACAAGGTTTCCTTATTCACTGGGATCAAAACTGATAAGACCCAATTTTTAGGTTACGATGCCTTAGAAGCAGAGTCAGATCTTAAATTTATATTCTCAGATAATAAACAAGCTTCCGCACTTAAAGAAGGTGAGTCTGGAGTATTAGTATTTTCTTCTAGTCCATTCTACCCAGAAGGCGGGGGACAGGTTGGAGATATTGGATTCATCCGAACAGGACAATCGGTCTTTAAGGTTTTAGATACCCAAAAAGAAAATGATATCATTCTTCATATTGGAACTGTTCTTTCTGGAAGTTTTTCTAACGGAGACAAAGCAAAACTTGAAGTAGAAAAGGAAAGAAGAGAAAGACTCAAATTCCATCACTCTGGAACTCATTTGCTTAACGGCGCTCTCAGAAATCTTCTTGGAAATCATGTTCTTCAAAAAGGATCCATCGTTTCTCCTGAATATTTGCGCTTCGATTTCTCTCATCCAAGTCCTTTAAGTGCAGAAGAAATTCGTAATATAGAATCTTGGGTAAACGAAAGTATAGGTCGTCATATTCCAGTTGATACAAAAGTTCTACCGATCGAAGAAGCTAAGAAAACCGGAGCGGTCGCTGCATTCGACGAAAAATACGGAGATAGTGTAAGAGTTCTTCAAATGGGAGATCGCTCCTTGGAGTTCTGTGGTGGAACCCACGTGAGTAATACTGGAGATATCGGATACTTCTTCATTAAAAAGGAATCCAGCCCAGGTGCTGGAAACAGAAGGATAGAAGCAGTGGCAGGCCCACTGGTTCTAGAAACTTTCCAAAACAGATTTGCAGAATTAACAGAAGCAGTCCAAAATCTAAATCTTAAGATCAAAGATGATTTAGGTGCAGAAGGAGCTTCTCTTTCTATTAAAACTATTATCCCTGGGCCGGACGAGATCAGATCTCTATTCGAATCTAAGGGCGCAGAAGCAGTAGTTTCTCTCAGAGACCTTTCTGAAAAACTATCTGTTGAATTAGAAGAAACACAATCTAAGTTCTTAAAAGAGAAAAAGAACAGAGAATCCAGAGACTTTGAGAATAATCCAGAAGTGATTGCGAAAGTATTCGAAAATTCTAAAATGATCGGGTCCGTTAAAATTGTTTCTGCGATCTTTGAATCCAAGGATGCAAAAGCATTAAAAGGACTTTCTGATAATATCAAAGTTAGAGAAAAAGAAATAGTAGCTATTCTTGCTAGCAAAAACACAGAAGATGCGAGTATAGTAATCACTTGCTCTTCTTCTTTGGTTGGAAAGATCCATTGTGGTGATCTCGTAAAAACTGCCTGTGAAATTTTAGGCGGAAAGGGCGGCGGAAAACCGGACATGGCCCAAGGTGGAGGAAAGGAAGTTTCGAAAGTAGAAGAAGCAGTCCGATCCGCATTAGAAAAGGCAAGTTTCAGCTTGAACGGGGGAAAATAA
- a CDS encoding YajQ family cyclic di-GMP-binding protein produces the protein MSDPSFDVVSEIDRPELQNAVTQAIAEIKNRFDFKGSKSEIKLEEENLTLISDNEAKLESVIDVLINKMAKRGLGLKSFDFKSKLEPATGNTVRMKVKIRNGLEKEQTKEITKIVKDSKLKVIPTIMGNCVRIQGKKKDDLQEIMRLLKSADLPFDVQFQNFKG, from the coding sequence ATGAGCGATCCATCATTCGATGTTGTTTCCGAAATAGATAGACCTGAATTACAAAACGCAGTTACCCAAGCGATCGCGGAGATCAAAAACAGATTCGACTTTAAAGGTTCTAAGTCAGAGATCAAACTGGAAGAAGAGAATCTGACTCTCATCTCTGATAACGAAGCTAAGTTGGAAAGTGTTATCGATGTTTTGATCAACAAAATGGCTAAAAGAGGACTTGGTCTTAAGTCATTTGATTTCAAATCCAAATTGGAACCTGCTACAGGTAATACTGTCAGGATGAAAGTGAAAATCCGTAATGGTCTTGAAAAAGAACAGACTAAAGAAATCACTAAGATCGTAAAAGATTCTAAACTGAAAGTGATCCCAACTATTATGGGAAATTGTGTTCGTATCCAAGGAAAGAAGAAGGATGATCTTCAGGAGATCATGAGACTTTTAAAATCTGCTGACCTTCCTTTTGATGTTCAATTTCAAAATTTTAAGGGTTAA
- the mpl17 gene encoding cell surface protein MPL17, which produces MKRFTFLAIISLFMISGLSAEEESPIKFKIEKSSPSTYLLKVVYPENFGVQKEAPHRILLNAGSGLKVVSADLKLKGKTSTRKKEYFESVDPMQVKLEGKGELEIHAKIFYCDYNRNICIPGKILQKEIIQ; this is translated from the coding sequence ATGAAACGTTTTACATTTCTCGCAATTATTTCACTTTTTATGATCTCAGGACTTTCAGCCGAAGAAGAAAGTCCAATCAAGTTCAAGATAGAAAAATCATCTCCTTCTACGTATCTTTTGAAAGTTGTGTATCCTGAAAATTTCGGGGTCCAAAAGGAAGCTCCCCATAGGATTTTACTCAATGCTGGCTCTGGATTGAAAGTAGTTTCTGCAGATCTAAAACTTAAAGGTAAAACTTCTACCCGCAAAAAAGAATATTTTGAATCAGTAGATCCTATGCAGGTAAAATTAGAAGGAAAAGGCGAATTAGAAATTCACGCTAAAATTTTCTACTGCGACTATAATAGAAATATCTGTATCCCCGGAAAGATATTACAAAAAGAAATTATTCAATAA
- a CDS encoding lipoprotein — protein sequence MYKTIFAILIVSLISVCKTPQTEEPKKETPKNVVEESAPTEDDQFVKATEGFISSSTYQVVVSSLDGNEGEALDLAKKRALNLFIAEKGDSFRPTDRKFLKELVDSKGKFVKVSKPINGKTYYLFHVSQPDLKIEIKK from the coding sequence ATGTATAAAACGATTTTTGCGATACTAATCGTTTCTCTAATTTCCGTATGTAAAACACCTCAAACGGAAGAACCTAAAAAAGAAACTCCTAAGAATGTGGTCGAAGAATCCGCTCCGACTGAAGACGACCAATTCGTAAAAGCAACTGAAGGTTTTATCAGCTCTTCTACTTATCAAGTTGTTGTATCTTCCTTGGATGGAAATGAAGGTGAGGCATTGGACCTTGCTAAAAAAAGAGCCTTAAATCTTTTTATAGCGGAGAAGGGAGACTCATTTCGCCCCACAGACCGCAAATTCCTGAAAGAGTTAGTAGATTCAAAAGGGAAATTCGTAAAAGTTTCTAAACCGATTAACGGAAAGACATATTATTTATTCCATGTGTCTCAACCGGATCTGAAGATAGAAATTAAAAAGTAA
- a CDS encoding M16 family metallopeptidase encodes MWEYLSKSVISRFSFLFFTFFIFINFEASANEDIFSEIRTTLESRVKKVTLKNGIRLLMMKRADSPTVAVYTKFLVGAADETPEIAGTAHLLEHMLFKGTKNIGVTDAKKEKVYLDQIRVWGKRLDSYRIQERELAAKGEPVPEKLIKDKNILEIRFKNLLELHRKFVVSNEDSYIYEKNGGTGFNAYTTNDVTNYQILLPANRLEIWAKLESDRLKDPILREYYTERDVVLEERRMRVENQGMGILREKFLGAAFPKHSYGMPVIGYESNLPFLDIDKTEEFFKKNYRPHKMAIGIVGDLDFDQTEKLVRKYFEDIPDGPSPKLSHETESFDHETRRVSVKHSSGPMKVMGWLTPASPHPDKPVLELIDAILSQGETGRLYKRLVLRDKLAQRVACWTGEPGERYANLFAVYVTNVRGADPDKIESSILEEIETLKKEAVTNEELAKIKNQIVADYIRGLNSNSKLADVLTYYELVAGDWTEIFDDYARLDRVTPDDIMRVAQKYFTPRNLTVGDLINSDGEKK; translated from the coding sequence ATGTGGGAATATCTTTCCAAGTCCGTCATTTCTCGTTTCAGCTTTTTGTTTTTCACTTTTTTCATTTTTATAAACTTCGAAGCCTCGGCTAACGAAGATATCTTCTCTGAGATCCGAACTACTTTGGAATCCAGAGTGAAGAAGGTAACATTGAAAAATGGGATTAGACTCCTCATGATGAAAAGAGCTGATTCTCCTACTGTTGCAGTTTATACCAAATTTTTGGTAGGAGCAGCTGACGAAACTCCTGAGATCGCAGGCACTGCCCATCTTTTAGAGCATATGCTTTTTAAAGGCACGAAGAATATTGGAGTTACTGATGCCAAAAAAGAAAAAGTATATTTGGACCAGATCCGCGTTTGGGGAAAACGTTTAGATTCTTATCGTATACAAGAAAGAGAATTGGCAGCTAAGGGTGAGCCTGTTCCTGAAAAACTCATTAAAGATAAAAATATCTTAGAGATCAGATTTAAAAACCTGTTGGAGCTCCATCGTAAGTTTGTGGTTTCCAACGAAGACTCTTATATTTACGAGAAAAATGGCGGAACCGGCTTTAACGCATATACTACAAATGATGTTACGAATTATCAGATCCTTCTTCCTGCGAATCGATTAGAGATCTGGGCAAAATTAGAATCTGATAGATTAAAAGATCCTATATTAAGAGAATATTATACAGAAAGAGATGTGGTCCTGGAAGAACGCAGGATGAGAGTGGAAAACCAAGGAATGGGGATCTTAAGAGAAAAGTTTTTAGGAGCTGCTTTTCCTAAACATTCTTATGGAATGCCTGTGATCGGTTACGAATCCAATCTTCCTTTTTTAGATATAGATAAAACAGAAGAATTTTTTAAAAAGAATTATAGACCTCATAAAATGGCGATCGGGATCGTAGGAGATCTAGATTTCGATCAGACTGAAAAATTAGTCCGAAAATATTTTGAAGATATTCCGGATGGACCTTCTCCTAAACTTTCTCATGAGACTGAAAGTTTTGATCATGAGACAAGAAGGGTGAGTGTAAAACATTCTTCTGGTCCGATGAAAGTAATGGGCTGGCTCACTCCAGCTTCTCCTCATCCTGATAAACCAGTTTTGGAATTGATAGATGCAATTTTATCTCAAGGTGAGACTGGAAGATTGTATAAGAGACTGGTGCTTAGAGATAAACTTGCGCAAAGAGTTGCCTGCTGGACTGGGGAGCCTGGAGAAAGATACGCGAATCTATTTGCGGTCTATGTAACCAATGTAAGAGGTGCTGATCCGGATAAGATAGAATCTTCAATCCTGGAAGAAATTGAAACCCTCAAAAAAGAAGCAGTTACTAACGAAGAATTAGCAAAGATTAAAAATCAGATCGTTGCTGATTATATCAGAGGATTAAACAGCAATTCTAAACTTGCGGACGTTCTTACTTATTATGAATTAGTAGCCGGAGATTGGACAGAAATTTTCGATGATTATGCACGTTTAGATAGAGTCACTCCGGATGATATTATGAGAGTGGCCCAAAAATATTTCACTCCTCGCAACCTGACTGTAGGTGATCTGATCAACTCTGATGGAGAGAAAAAATGA
- a CDS encoding M16 family metallopeptidase: MNIIKKLTISCFVFLLSFAGLTAAPGDFVKDVKIPALEFHFPEIKEIGKDPNTRILYLENSEFPIKTLEITFYSGPSFQTKTSFELVEIFPEAWKKGGTTSHPGESFAEIWESYGSKLRVDSDLDTVTLTFSWLSRYDQESKALISEFLKQPIFGKEAFEIARLQLSEQIKRRNDNIVGLAFRKANELVYQGKVKGKALSLSVLEQLKEEDLEEYYKNQLLSSRRSILVGGKWNQEEIPQFLGDILPGFSGTPVMESQGSSPEELNKNLKQKEIKNLIIDKANTQNVVLFLGVGPAHNDKDFYAVQVLNYLVGGGGFTSYFMSKIRSDKGLAYSSSSHPVFEKDHSVIYFFTQTKSQSTMEVYNLMGEILGDSTFSNISEEELKNAKEAILNKFIFLFTDSVEILRNEVRFREHKMPKDYLKNYRDKIQNVSLEDLRRVGKIYFRRDKLTAVISGPKFSVSSDLPGQKIIGPEDPIP, from the coding sequence ATGAATATTATAAAAAAATTAACTATCTCCTGCTTTGTATTTTTACTTTCTTTTGCGGGCTTAACGGCCGCTCCGGGAGATTTTGTAAAGGACGTAAAGATCCCTGCTTTAGAATTCCATTTTCCTGAAATTAAGGAAATAGGTAAGGATCCGAATACTCGGATTTTATATTTAGAAAACTCCGAGTTTCCGATCAAAACTTTGGAGATTACATTTTACTCGGGACCTTCTTTCCAAACTAAAACCTCTTTTGAACTAGTGGAAATTTTTCCGGAGGCTTGGAAGAAGGGAGGCACAACCTCTCACCCGGGAGAAAGTTTTGCAGAAATCTGGGAATCCTACGGTTCCAAACTAAGAGTGGATTCCGATCTGGACACTGTGACCCTTACATTCTCTTGGCTTTCCAGATATGATCAAGAATCAAAGGCTTTGATCTCGGAATTTCTGAAACAACCAATCTTCGGAAAAGAAGCATTCGAGATCGCAAGATTACAATTAAGTGAACAGATCAAAAGAAGAAATGATAATATTGTAGGCCTCGCTTTTAGAAAGGCAAACGAACTTGTATACCAAGGAAAAGTAAAAGGAAAGGCACTTTCTTTATCTGTACTGGAACAATTAAAAGAAGAAGACCTGGAAGAATATTATAAAAACCAATTATTGAGTTCCAGACGTTCCATACTTGTAGGCGGTAAATGGAACCAGGAAGAGATCCCTCAATTTTTAGGAGATATTCTGCCAGGATTTTCGGGAACTCCAGTTATGGAATCCCAAGGTTCCAGTCCGGAAGAATTAAATAAAAATCTAAAACAGAAAGAGATCAAAAACCTGATCATAGATAAGGCGAACACCCAAAACGTAGTTCTGTTTTTGGGAGTGGGACCTGCTCATAATGATAAAGATTTTTATGCAGTCCAAGTTTTGAATTATCTTGTTGGAGGCGGTGGTTTTACTTCCTACTTCATGAGTAAGATACGTTCGGATAAGGGACTTGCTTACTCTTCTTCCAGTCATCCAGTGTTTGAAAAAGATCATTCTGTAATTTACTTTTTCACTCAGACAAAATCCCAAAGCACTATGGAAGTTTATAATCTAATGGGAGAAATTTTGGGAGATTCTACCTTCTCTAATATAAGCGAAGAAGAATTAAAAAATGCAAAGGAAGCTATTCTAAACAAGTTTATCTTCTTATTCACTGATTCTGTAGAAATTTTACGTAACGAAGTTCGATTCAGAGAACATAAAATGCCAAAGGATTATCTTAAAAATTATAGAGATAAAATCCAGAATGTTTCTCTTGAAGATTTGAGAAGAGTTGGTAAAATATATTTTAGAAGAGATAAACTAACAGCAGTGATCTCTGGACCAAAATTTTCGGTCTCTTCTGACCTGCCTGGACAAAAAATAATTGGTCCGGAAGATCCGATCCCATAA
- a CDS encoding MBL fold metallo-hydrolase yields the protein MDCKFEHRGYLFEGISEGGIRTSIVMPRLSLMFDIGHQNPDRINIDRLLLTHAHLDHSAGIPYYISQRSLRKLGPPKIYLPKTLEAPMREILSLYSKIEDFPYSYEMQSVEEGEEIQIDPNHFFKVWKTFHRVDSQGYTIYERKKKLRPEFSGLNTEELLKKKQEGIDLNEYHSKPLVSFSGDTKIEYVLTHKDVAESEILFLECTYIDHERNVENAREWGHIHLDEILHHISSFKNEKIVLIHFSKRYPPAYIRKVLTKRIPPSERGRIHLFLPE from the coding sequence ATGGATTGTAAGTTCGAACATAGAGGATATTTATTCGAAGGAATTTCTGAGGGAGGAATTCGTACCTCCATTGTAATGCCTCGTTTGAGTTTGATGTTCGATATAGGACACCAAAATCCGGATAGGATCAATATAGATAGATTATTATTGACCCATGCACATTTAGATCATTCTGCAGGAATTCCTTATTATATTTCTCAAAGATCCTTGCGTAAATTAGGACCTCCTAAAATTTATCTTCCTAAAACTTTAGAAGCCCCTATGAGAGAGATTTTATCTCTCTATTCCAAGATAGAAGATTTTCCTTACTCCTACGAAATGCAATCCGTAGAAGAGGGAGAAGAGATACAAATAGACCCAAATCATTTTTTTAAAGTGTGGAAAACATTCCATAGAGTGGACTCTCAAGGTTACACTATCTATGAAAGAAAGAAGAAGTTAAGACCTGAATTTTCAGGATTGAATACGGAAGAACTTTTAAAAAAGAAACAAGAGGGAATTGACCTGAATGAATATCATTCTAAACCTTTGGTTAGTTTTTCCGGAGATACAAAAATAGAATATGTGCTTACCCATAAGGATGTAGCAGAGTCTGAAATTCTATTTTTGGAATGTACTTATATAGACCACGAAAGGAACGTAGAAAATGCAAGAGAATGGGGGCATATCCATTTGGATGAGATCTTGCATCATATTTCTTCTTTCAAAAATGAAAAAATAGTTCTGATCCATTTTTCAAAACGTTATCCTCCTGCATATATTCGAAAAGTATTAACTAAAAGAATTCCTCCTTCTGAAAGAGGTAGGATCCATCTTTTCCTTCCTGAATAA
- a CDS encoding O-methyltransferase codes for MASQNPKQKYGTSIYKEGLEDWIHSELVKRPYDWLEELEKKASQDRFPVLTPASGAVLAFLASSWDPDMVLELGTGYGISLFWLISAVRKNTKIQTVDREADFIQVAKGFFAKLEPNSNRVEFTNADCSEIAKEFLGPSSSEQKELMFVDCDKIRYPEILEMILEKGKSRNLRVIYDNVLWHGRIADPENQAPSDQAVRKLWSLIKNSKIEYTLFPVGDGILCFDFKQ; via the coding sequence ATGGCTTCTCAAAATCCAAAACAAAAATATGGGACTTCTATTTATAAGGAAGGATTAGAAGATTGGATCCATTCCGAATTAGTAAAACGTCCCTATGATTGGCTCGAAGAGTTAGAAAAGAAAGCTTCTCAAGATAGATTTCCTGTGTTAACACCAGCCTCAGGAGCAGTGCTTGCTTTTTTAGCTTCTTCCTGGGATCCGGATATGGTTTTGGAATTGGGAACAGGTTACGGAATTTCTTTATTCTGGCTTATCTCTGCAGTTCGAAAAAACACAAAGATCCAAACTGTGGATAGAGAAGCAGACTTCATCCAGGTTGCGAAAGGATTTTTTGCCAAATTGGAGCCTAACTCAAATAGGGTAGAATTTACGAACGCTGACTGTTCTGAGATCGCAAAAGAATTTTTAGGGCCTTCTTCTTCCGAACAAAAAGAACTGATGTTTGTAGATTGTGATAAGATCCGTTATCCAGAAATTTTAGAAATGATCCTGGAAAAAGGTAAGAGCAGAAATCTAAGAGTGATCTATGATAATGTCCTTTGGCATGGGAGGATTGCTGACCCTGAAAACCAAGCCCCTTCTGACCAAGCAGTCCGCAAATTATGGTCCCTAATCAAAAATTCTAAGATAGAATACACCTTATTCCCTGTTGGTGACGGAATATTATGTTTCGATTTTAAGCAATAA
- a CDS encoding N-acetylmuramoyl-L-alanine amidase: MLNFSFSVSSQETTPKRTYNIVIDPGHGGLDLKPKEEHGDKYDPISNKYLEPYKAGAQTKSRRESEVVLALAKEVKEILDLTKTQEGFEIFRSHAKKFTNDTLPWIRIDSDLTREETAKEEGADLSSDPNAFYRLYDYPDKKSGKLKPGRISRINAARPYLVLSLHLNPSWKGHPGGMAAVLSPSYRTFYNLRKISEGKSSKSFEDGPWSEWMRFKMEWSRLENAVADAWIYFNGYWPNKSGKKTDLSNFEGYRQNMVTWKYADPSGWIDKAVLDGPGPYAKKHSEYSAKGKFWDRERAEPELWRREDGAEGFGGDNHYAATELMRFLQYGLRTIPNSEEELSNPGPINKPYISTYSLPTFINAISAYLEIGYIDKEKDMKILTQRRKDTAISLAVGVYSLFHGIKIKSADLPYIPKGKKIDWARYENLKEGNYFRVVRDE; encoded by the coding sequence ATTCTCAATTTTTCATTTTCAGTTTCTTCTCAAGAAACAACCCCGAAAAGAACCTATAATATAGTTATAGATCCAGGCCATGGAGGGTTGGATCTAAAACCTAAGGAAGAACATGGAGATAAATACGATCCAATCTCCAATAAATATCTGGAACCTTATAAAGCGGGAGCTCAAACAAAATCCAGAAGAGAAAGCGAAGTAGTATTAGCACTTGCGAAAGAAGTAAAAGAAATTTTGGATCTTACCAAAACTCAGGAAGGATTCGAAATATTCAGATCTCATGCAAAAAAATTCACAAATGATACTCTTCCTTGGATCAGAATAGATTCAGATCTAACAAGAGAAGAAACAGCAAAGGAAGAAGGAGCCGATCTTTCTTCTGACCCAAATGCTTTTTATAGATTATATGATTATCCGGATAAAAAATCCGGTAAGCTTAAGCCTGGAAGAATTTCCAGGATCAACGCTGCTCGTCCTTATTTAGTTTTGTCTTTGCATTTGAATCCAAGTTGGAAAGGACATCCAGGCGGAATGGCTGCGGTTCTTTCTCCTTCTTATAGAACCTTCTATAATTTACGAAAAATCTCAGAAGGAAAATCTTCTAAATCTTTTGAAGATGGACCTTGGAGCGAATGGATGCGTTTCAAAATGGAATGGTCCCGTTTGGAAAACGCAGTTGCAGATGCTTGGATCTATTTTAATGGTTACTGGCCGAACAAATCAGGAAAAAAAACTGACCTATCCAATTTCGAAGGATATCGCCAAAATATGGTGACTTGGAAATACGCAGATCCTTCCGGCTGGATCGATAAAGCGGTGTTAGACGGTCCAGGACCTTATGCAAAAAAACATTCAGAATATTCTGCAAAAGGAAAATTCTGGGATAGAGAAAGGGCAGAACCTGAACTTTGGAGAAGAGAAGACGGTGCAGAAGGGTTCGGTGGAGATAATCATTACGCTGCAACAGAGCTAATGAGATTTTTGCAATATGGTCTTAGGACTATACCTAATTCAGAAGAAGAATTATCCAACCCTGGGCCAATCAATAAACCTTATATCTCTACTTATAGTCTTCCTACATTTATCAATGCAATCTCCGCTTATTTAGAGATTGGTTATATTGATAAGGAGAAGGATATGAAAATCCTGACCCAAAGAAGAAAGGACACTGCGATCAGTTTGGCAGTTGGGGTTTATTCCTTATTTCATGGTATCAAAATTAAATCTGCAGATCTACCTTATATCCCAAAGGGGAAGAAGATAGATTGGGCGCGTTATGAGAACTTGAAGGAAGGGAATTACTTCAGAGTTGTTAGGGATGAATAA